In the genome of Myxococcus virescens, the window CAAGCCGTAGCGCTTCGTCGTCAGCAAGTCGTAGAAGCACCACGCAGGGTTGTCCGTCCACTCCACCTTGAAGGTGCCGTCCCAGGTGCCCGAGTACTCCCGCGTCAGCGGGTTGTAGTTGCTGGGCACCCGCACCTTCAGCCCCCGAATCCGGTACGAGCGCGTGGGCACCGTCTGAAACTGGTGCGCGGACACCTGGAGGGCGACCAGCGCGCTGTTGGGGTAGCTGAGCTTCTCGTCGATGAGGGTGGCGTAGGACTTCCACAGCGTCTTGTCCTGCAGGTTGGCCTGCGTGCTGTCCGCGGTGAGGCGCCGCACGCGGATGTCCCACGGCGCGCTGCCGGTGAGCTCCACGCGGTACGTCCGCTCGTAGGGGCTGGTGCACTTGCCGGCGATGACTCCCGCCCCCTCGAGGTCCTGCTCAACGTAGCCGCCGCCGTTGCTCTGCACGTCGATGGCGATGTGCACCAAGGACGGCATCAGGTCGCCGGTGAGCGCACTCTGGAAGGTGAGCTGCGGCACCTGCACGGTGATGCGCACCGCGTCCACGTTGGCGTCGCTGACGGTGCGGACGACGGGCGCGTTGCGCTTCACCTCGGTGTTGACGGAGAACTCCGCCTCCGCCGACGGAAAGCCGGGGATGTACTCCTGCCCCTGCGTCCCCTGCACGTCGTAGAGGGTGACGTCACGGAAGTTGTAGGTGTCGTTGGGATTCTGGACGACGACGCCGTCCAGGTAGACGGACTTCAGCTTGTCCACGAGCCCGACGATTTCCCCCTCGCAAAGCAAGTCCAGCACGCGGGCGTAGTTGGTGGACTTCAGCGTGTCCGGGAGCTCCACGGGCGTGCGCTGCGCGCCGCCACCGCCCTTGCCCCCATTCGCCCCGCCGTAGCCGATGAGGGGGGCCAGCTCAGATTTCGACTTCATGCGGTGCCTCCGGGTCTGCGCGCTTGGCGTTGTGCGAGAGGAAGCTCAGCGTCTGGTACGTGTGCGCGCCGTCCACGGTGATGCGCACCACGGGCCCGCGTCCGCACGCCGCCACCTCCCGCACCACGCCGGGCTGGGCACCCAGCAGCAGCGCGCCGGGCACCAGGTGCCGCAACTCCACCCAGTCCGCCTCGGTGCGCACGCGGTGGTTGTACGTGCCCACGAAGGCGCGCCCGTCCTCCAGCTCCAACCGCCAGCACTCCGCCTCCAAGAGGGCCACGTCCGTGACGGGGTACGCGCCCCACCGCAGCGTCGTCTCCTGCTGGGTGAGGACGCGCATGCCCACCTCCACCTCGCCGGCGGGCACCTCCCGCCCGTCGGCCAGGAGAATGGGCACCCACGGCGCCGGGCACCCGCCGCCCGAGGGCCCCTGCCCGCCCGGCCCCGTCTGCCCGCTGCCGTACTTCCCGCCGAAGCCGCCGCCCTCGCTCCACTCGGTGACGATGCCTGCGGAGATGACGCAGGAGCCCACCTCCAGCTCGCCGTAGCAGATGGGCACCGGGTGGCCCTGGGCCAGCGTGTTGACGGGCCCGTTGAAGGCGTAGTTGGGCTTGTTCTTCGGCTCCTCGTCTGGCGCCGCGGGCACAGGCGGGGCGAAGAGCATCTGCGAGACGCCGCCCACCACCAGGGAGGCGCCCATGGTGATGAGGGGCGTGC includes:
- a CDS encoding tail assembly protein, producing the protein MLTTVVLGGPLGRRFGRVWRLDLSVPSPAEAVRALSAVCEGFARYLVTHSEPGFHVFVGKRDVGQDELTRPADAPVITVMPALAGAKQGVFQVVLGAVLIAGGAALSAYGFGAGTPLITMGASLVVGGVSQMLFAPPVPAAPDEEPKNKPNYAFNGPVNTLAQGHPVPICYGELEVGSCVISAGIVTEWSEGGGFGGKYGSGQTGPGGQGPSGGGCPAPWVPILLADGREVPAGEVEVGMRVLTQQETTLRWGAYPVTDVALLEAECWRLELEDGRAFVGTYNHRVRTEADWVELRHLVPGALLLGAQPGVVREVAACGRGPVVRITVDGAHTYQTLSFLSHNAKRADPEAPHEVEI